The Desmonostoc muscorum LEGE 12446 genome includes a region encoding these proteins:
- a CDS encoding CARDB domain-containing protein, whose translation MNEIDLIVSSVTAPLYVTLGEIIPISWTVTNQGTVSTSSSWYDAIYISADQFFDYSDIQLTSPNTENTLLAPGGSYTVTQDIYIPSYVAKGGGYLLFFADRGNNESETDETNNVFAQAITFTTPDVDLVVTAVNAPTIAALSERISVSWTVKNLGTVSALDDWSDAVYISDDQFLDSSDKYLSDAWTGENTPLEAGLSYTITWKIYISSYHETGDRYLLFVADSGYYGNNQLETDETNNVFAQAITINVPDLVVTATNAPTTAALGETISVSWTVKNQGIISAFADWYDYIYISDDQFFDSSDTAIASRYTKENTPLASGDSYTATQDISIPNFLAAGDVYLLFVADTGYYNNQVETDETNNVFAQAITLTAEDLVVTAANAPTTAALGETISVSWTVKNQGIVSASSDWYDAVYISDDQLFDSSDTRLTDRYTGENTPLASGDSYTATQDISIPNFLAAGDFYLLFVADGGNYGNNQGETDETNNVFAQAITLTAPDLVVTEANAPTTAALGETISVSWTVKNQDIVSASGDWYDTVYISDDQFFDSSDTRLTDRYTGENTPLVSGDSYTATQDISIPDFLAAGDVYLLFVADGGEYGNNQGETNEDNNVGALAISVYAQDQIFNGTSGHDTLTGDDRNNLIIGLQGADILTGGAGSDRFVYTSICDGGDITDFVAGTDKIDLSQLFQTLSLDSLDYESATTQGYLSFGTVLNNTTVMIDLDGTAGCVYPTPLLTVIDVSQSTLAQSDNFVF comes from the coding sequence ATGAATGAGATTGACCTGATAGTATCTTCTGTGACAGCTCCACTATATGTGACTTTAGGTGAAATTATTCCAATCTCTTGGACAGTCACAAATCAAGGTACAGTTTCTACCTCATCTAGCTGGTATGACGCAATTTATATTTCTGCTGACCAGTTCTTCGACTACAGCGATATCCAACTCACCAGCCCCAATACAGAAAATACGCTTCTAGCACCTGGGGGTAGTTATACAGTTACCCAAGACATTTATATTCCCTCCTATGTAGCAAAAGGCGGGGGCTACCTGTTATTTTTTGCGGATAGAGGAAACAACGAGAGTGAAACTGATGAAACCAACAATGTATTCGCCCAAGCCATCACCTTCACCACTCCAGACGTAGATTTAGTTGTCACAGCAGTTAATGCCCCAACTATTGCTGCATTAAGTGAAAGGATTTCTGTGTCTTGGACAGTCAAAAACCTTGGTACAGTCTCTGCCTTAGATGACTGGTCTGATGCAGTTTACATTTCCGATGACCAGTTCTTGGATTCTAGCGATAAATATCTCAGTGATGCCTGGACAGGAGAAAACACGCCTCTAGAAGCCGGTCTTAGCTATACAATTACCTGGAAGATTTATATTTCCTCATACCATGAAACAGGCGATCGCTACCTGTTATTTGTTGCAGATAGTGGATACTACGGCAACAATCAGCTTGAAACCGATGAAACCAATAATGTATTTGCCCAAGCCATCACCATAAATGTTCCAGATCTAGTTGTCACAGCAACTAATGCCCCAACCACGGCTGCATTAGGTGAGACGATTTCTGTATCTTGGACAGTTAAAAACCAAGGTATAATTTCTGCCTTCGCTGACTGGTATGACTATATTTACATTTCCGATGACCAGTTCTTTGATTCTAGCGATACTGCGATCGCCAGCCGCTACACAAAAGAGAATACGCCTCTAGCATCTGGGGATAGTTATACAGCTACCCAAGACATTTCTATTCCCAACTTCCTAGCAGCAGGCGATGTCTACTTATTATTTGTCGCGGATACTGGATACTACAACAATCAGGTTGAAACCGATGAAACCAACAATGTATTCGCCCAAGCCATCACCCTGACTGCCGAAGATTTAGTCGTGACAGCAGCTAATGCCCCAACTACGGCTGCATTAGGTGAGACGATTTCTGTATCTTGGACAGTTAAAAACCAAGGTATAGTTTCTGCCTCCAGTGACTGGTATGACGCGGTTTACATTTCCGACGATCAGTTGTTTGACTCTAGCGATACCAGACTCACCGACCGTTATACAGGAGAAAATACGCCTTTAGCATCTGGGGATAGTTATACAGCCACCCAAGACATTTCTATTCCCAACTTCCTCGCAGCAGGCGATTTCTACCTATTATTTGTCGCTGATGGAGGAAACTACGGCAACAATCAGGGCGAAACCGATGAAACCAATAATGTATTCGCCCAAGCCATCACCCTGACTGCCCCAGATTTAGTTGTCACAGAAGCTAATGCCCCAACTACCGCTGCATTAGGTGAGACGATTTCTGTATCTTGGACAGTTAAAAACCAAGATATAGTTTCTGCCTCTGGTGACTGGTATGACACGGTTTACATTTCCGATGACCAGTTCTTCGACTCTAGCGATACCAGACTCACCGACCGTTATACAGGAGAAAATACGCCTCTAGTATCTGGGGATAGTTATACAGCCACCCAAGACATTTCTATTCCCGACTTCCTAGCAGCAGGCGATGTCTACCTATTATTTGTCGCTGATGGAGGAGAATACGGCAACAATCAGGGCGAAACAAACGAGGACAATAACGTGGGAGCATTAGCAATTAGCGTGTATGCTCAAGACCAAATTTTCAACGGTACATCTGGACACGATACCCTGACTGGTGACGATCGCAACAACCTCATTATTGGTTTGCAAGGGGCAGATATCCTCACAGGTGGTGCTGGCAGTGACCGATTTGTTTATACAAGTATCTGTGATGGAGGAGATATTACTGATTTTGTGGCTGGTACTGACAAAATTGACTTGAGCCAATTATTCCAGACCTTGAGCCTGGACAGCCTTGACTATGAGAGTGCAACTACCCAAGGCTACTTGAGCTTCGGTACTGTCTTAAATAATACCACTGTCATGATTGACCTAGATGGCACAGCAGGTTGCGTTTATCCAACACCCTTATTAACTGTCATCGATGTATCTCAAAGCACCCTAGCTCAGTCTGATAACTTCGTGTTTTAA
- a CDS encoding outer membrane beta-barrel protein: MKLTKLAASAIAVASIILSGGIASAQTAGTNGNYIGAGIAAGATSGGQGNDDAQLGGNVQARYAVPKTPLSVRGSVLYGGDAAAIMPIVTYDAPIAKNTNVYFGGGYSFVTDEGQNSPLGNRNAPVVTLGVESEVTNNVIAYGDTKWGIDAYRNSDADAVSFQAGLGYRF, encoded by the coding sequence ATGAAACTGACAAAATTAGCTGCCTCTGCGATCGCTGTTGCTTCTATTATCCTTTCAGGTGGTATTGCATCTGCTCAAACAGCGGGCACAAACGGTAATTATATTGGTGCTGGTATTGCGGCTGGTGCAACCAGTGGCGGACAAGGAAACGATGATGCACAACTTGGTGGAAATGTCCAAGCACGTTACGCCGTTCCTAAAACACCTCTTTCAGTGCGAGGTTCTGTACTGTATGGTGGTGATGCCGCTGCCATTATGCCCATAGTCACTTACGATGCGCCCATCGCCAAAAACACTAACGTTTACTTCGGTGGTGGTTATTCTTTTGTAACTGACGAAGGTCAAAATAGCCCATTGGGCAATCGCAATGCACCTGTAGTCACCCTTGGTGTTGAATCAGAAGTTACCAACAATGTCATCGCCTATGGTGATACGAAATGGGGCATTGACGCTTATAGAAATAGTGATGCTGATGCTGTGAGCTTCCAAGCAGGATTGGGCTATCGCTTCTAG
- the trhO gene encoding oxygen-dependent tRNA uridine(34) hydroxylase TrhO — translation MKPENIQVVATLYKFVKLPDFTEKQEPLLSYCQGQGVKGTILLAEEGINGTIAGSRQAIDSVLWFLRSDPRLADLEHKESYTQTPPFERMKVRLKQEIVTLGLPEIDPNERVGTYISPQEWNDLISDPEVTVIDTRNDYEVNIGTFQGAENPQTESFREFPDYVRHHLDPTQHKKVALFCTGGIRCEKASSFMLAQGFAEVYHLKGGILKYLQEIPAQQSLWEGECFVFDERVAVSHGLESGSYELCLCCGRPISEEDKVSPKYEQGISCAYCFDSLTDEKRARQQEKWRHYQSQVANKNKDVG, via the coding sequence ATGAAGCCAGAAAATATCCAGGTCGTCGCAACACTATATAAATTCGTCAAGCTGCCAGATTTTACCGAGAAACAAGAACCTCTGCTGTCTTACTGCCAAGGGCAAGGTGTCAAGGGAACAATTTTGCTGGCAGAAGAAGGAATTAACGGTACGATCGCAGGTTCGCGTCAGGCGATTGATTCTGTTCTCTGGTTTTTGCGTTCTGACCCCCGTCTAGCTGATCTAGAACACAAAGAATCTTATACCCAAACTCCACCTTTTGAGCGGATGAAGGTGCGGTTGAAGCAAGAAATTGTCACTTTAGGGTTGCCAGAAATTGACCCAAACGAACGAGTCGGCACCTATATCAGTCCCCAGGAATGGAATGATTTAATTTCCGATCCGGAAGTAACCGTGATTGACACCCGCAATGATTATGAGGTGAATATCGGTACTTTCCAAGGAGCAGAAAATCCCCAAACTGAGTCATTCCGCGAATTCCCCGATTATGTACGCCACCACCTCGACCCAACGCAACACAAAAAAGTTGCTCTGTTTTGTACAGGGGGCATTCGTTGTGAAAAAGCCTCATCCTTTATGCTTGCCCAAGGCTTTGCAGAAGTCTATCATCTCAAAGGCGGCATTCTCAAATATTTGCAGGAAATTCCAGCCCAACAAAGTTTATGGGAAGGGGAATGTTTTGTCTTTGATGAACGGGTAGCCGTCAGTCATGGGTTGGAGTCAGGAAGTTATGAATTATGCCTGTGTTGTGGGCGTCCGATTTCTGAGGAAGATAAAGTTTCCCCCAAGTATGAGCAAGGTATCTCCTGTGCCTATTGTTTCGATAGCCTAACCGACGAGAAAAGAGCGCGTCAGCAGGAAAAATGGCGACACTACCAAAGCCAAGTTGCTAACAAAAATAAGGATGTTGGGTAA
- a CDS encoding DUF2795 domain-containing protein — protein MSATVNLSKLQNNLNEVNYPISREELLRYAEEKGVDEVVLRALKQLPPKQYQTLTDISQAILSSE, from the coding sequence ATGAGTGCTACAGTCAATTTATCAAAATTACAAAACAATTTGAATGAAGTTAATTACCCAATCAGCAGAGAAGAATTGCTGAGATATGCAGAAGAAAAAGGTGTTGACGAGGTTGTTCTGCGAGCTTTGAAGCAATTACCTCCAAAACAGTATCAAACCTTAACTGATATCAGTCAAGCTATCCTAAGCAGCGAATAA
- a CDS encoding lysophospholipid acyltransferase family protein, which yields MPRSIQSTQPPLKFIPQRFNPSVLQIVRWLLPIVLRFRTRPWLPAGIVGIEAENVEVLAELYQQFQAGKIRFLLAFRHPEVEDPLCMLYLLSRIVPQVARQKNIKLQYPAHSYFLYDRGMTVWAGDWLGWLFSRVGGVPVHRGRRLDRQAIQTARELFANGELPIAVAPEGGTNGHSGIVSPLEPGVSQMGFWCVEDLQKANRSETVLIVPIAIQYSYDNPPWSKLDWLLTKLEADSGLSVMETTEGDGEEIYYQRIYRLGEYLITEMEEFYRRFYHQDTPKTISIDESASPNEVLIARLHRLLDKSLAVTEQYFGVQPQGNFIDRCRRLEEAGWNYIYREDLPDINNLPPLKRGLADWIAQEADLRMRHMRIVESFVAVTANYIQEKPTAEKFAETSLLIFDMLSRIKDTTLPGRPRLGLRRAKITVGEPISVSERWEKCQGDAYGGKLRHATRQAASQLTKDLQTALEKMIS from the coding sequence TTGCCTAGATCAATTCAATCTACTCAACCACCACTAAAATTTATTCCCCAACGGTTTAATCCATCGGTACTCCAGATTGTTCGGTGGTTACTGCCAATAGTGCTACGATTCCGGACTCGACCTTGGTTACCAGCTGGTATCGTCGGAATTGAAGCTGAGAATGTTGAGGTATTGGCTGAACTTTATCAACAATTCCAGGCTGGAAAAATTCGCTTTTTGTTGGCATTCCGCCATCCAGAGGTCGAAGATCCGTTGTGTATGCTGTATTTGCTTTCCCGCATTGTGCCACAGGTTGCACGTCAGAAAAATATCAAGTTGCAATATCCTGCTCACAGCTATTTTCTTTACGATCGCGGTATGACGGTTTGGGCTGGAGACTGGCTGGGTTGGTTATTTTCAAGGGTGGGGGGTGTGCCGGTTCATCGCGGTAGACGACTAGATCGCCAAGCTATTCAAACAGCGCGGGAGTTGTTTGCTAATGGCGAACTACCGATCGCAGTGGCACCCGAAGGCGGTACTAACGGTCATAGTGGCATTGTTAGTCCACTGGAACCTGGTGTTTCCCAAATGGGGTTTTGGTGTGTCGAAGATTTGCAAAAAGCCAACCGTTCTGAGACAGTTTTAATTGTGCCGATCGCCATTCAATATTCCTATGACAACCCACCTTGGTCAAAATTAGATTGGCTATTAACTAAATTGGAAGCTGATAGTGGCTTATCTGTGATGGAAACTACTGAAGGCGATGGCGAAGAAATTTACTATCAACGCATCTATCGTCTTGGTGAATATTTAATTACAGAAATGGAAGAATTTTATCGTCGTTTCTATCATCAAGATACCCCCAAAACCATCTCAATTGATGAATCTGCTAGTCCTAATGAAGTGTTAATTGCTCGACTCCATCGCCTACTAGATAAGTCTTTAGCAGTTACCGAGCAATATTTTGGAGTTCAACCACAGGGAAATTTCATTGACCGTTGTCGCCGTTTAGAAGAAGCTGGTTGGAATTATATTTACCGCGAAGATTTGCCAGATATTAATAATTTACCACCCCTGAAACGCGGTTTAGCAGATTGGATTGCCCAAGAAGCAGACTTGCGAATGCGGCACATGCGGATAGTGGAAAGTTTTGTTGCAGTCACCGCAAATTATATTCAAGAAAAACCAACAGCAGAAAAGTTTGCGGAAACAAGTTTGTTGATTTTTGATATGCTTTCTCGAATTAAAGATACCACACTTCCGGGGCGACCAAGGTTAGGTTTGCGACGGGCAAAAATCACCGTGGGAGAGCCAATTTCGGTTAGTGAACGTTGGGAAAAATGTCAAGGCGATGCCTACGGCGGTAAACTACGCCACGCCACTAGGCAGGCTGCGAGCCAATTAACTAAAGATTTGCAAACTGCTTTAGAGAAGATGATTAGTTAA
- a CDS encoding nucleotidyltransferase family protein: MGIDEILKAYREEILTIAAKHGAYNVRVFGSVARGEAKPDSDVDFLVELEPQRTLLDQIALMQSLAELLGRKVDVAEPETLHECIKERVLKEAVVLQ; encoded by the coding sequence ATGGGAATTGATGAAATACTGAAGGCTTATCGTGAAGAAATTCTGACAATTGCTGCCAAGCATGGAGCGTATAATGTGCGAGTGTTTGGATCGGTTGCTAGGGGCGAAGCAAAACCAGATAGTGATGTCGATTTTCTAGTAGAACTTGAACCACAACGGACTTTATTAGACCAAATTGCTTTAATGCAATCATTGGCAGAATTGCTAGGACGCAAGGTAGATGTGGCTGAACCCGAAACTCTACATGAATGCATTAAAGAAAGAGTATTAAAAGAAGCTGTGGTTTTACAGTAG
- a CDS encoding P-loop NTPase fold protein encodes MKLDLVKFFQACNPAKTLVVSKPEDRQYYIDFSKVRGARIIEELGRTITRLSPEEPTCQLFTGHIGCGKSTELLRLKAELEQQGFHVVYFESSQSLDMADIDVTDILLAVAREVSQSLEAIKINLKPGYFKNLFHEISDFLQTPLDIGVEAELSVGIGKITAKTKDSPKLRGQLRQYLEPRTNGILESINKELLKPAREKLKQQGKKGLVVIVDNLDRVDNSLKPSGYYQPEYLFVERGEQLNQLNCHVVYTIPLVLIFSNALGRLTNRFGVDPKVLPMVPVRLQDGSQFSQGITLLEKMVMARAFPGVSWEQSQYLITEVFDSPNTLERLCLVSGGHLRNLLMLLFRCLQQEDPPLSQECVNRVIKQRRNELTLAITADEWELLREVAQEKSFRGHERYELLLRSMFVFEYRDEDGSWFDINPILAEAKEFRL; translated from the coding sequence ATGAAACTAGATTTAGTCAAGTTTTTTCAGGCTTGCAACCCTGCCAAGACTCTGGTTGTCAGCAAACCGGAAGATAGGCAGTATTATATCGATTTTTCTAAAGTGCGTGGTGCCAGGATTATTGAGGAACTTGGGCGGACTATCACCCGCCTTTCACCGGAAGAACCTACCTGTCAATTATTTACCGGACATATCGGTTGTGGCAAGTCTACTGAATTACTGCGGTTGAAAGCAGAGTTAGAACAGCAGGGATTTCATGTAGTTTATTTCGAGTCTAGCCAAAGCCTGGATATGGCTGATATTGATGTTACAGATATTTTACTGGCAGTAGCTCGTGAAGTGAGTCAAAGTCTGGAAGCAATAAAAATTAACCTAAAACCAGGATACTTTAAAAATCTGTTTCATGAAATTTCTGACTTTTTGCAAACACCCTTAGACATTGGCGTTGAGGCCGAATTGTCTGTGGGTATTGGCAAAATCACAGCCAAAACTAAAGATAGTCCCAAACTTCGCGGCCAGTTGCGACAATATTTAGAACCGCGCACCAATGGCATTTTAGAATCAATTAATAAAGAATTGCTCAAGCCTGCGAGAGAAAAACTCAAACAGCAAGGTAAAAAAGGACTAGTGGTAATTGTTGATAATCTCGACCGAGTTGATAATTCTTTGAAGCCTTCGGGTTATTATCAACCAGAATATCTATTTGTAGAACGCGGTGAACAGTTAAATCAACTAAATTGTCACGTTGTTTACACTATTCCCCTAGTCTTAATTTTTTCCAATGCTTTAGGCAGGTTAACAAATCGCTTTGGAGTAGATCCCAAGGTTTTGCCGATGGTTCCTGTGCGACTACAGGATGGTTCGCAATTTTCACAAGGAATTACGCTACTGGAAAAAATGGTTATGGCAAGGGCTTTTCCTGGTGTCAGTTGGGAACAAAGCCAGTATTTAATTACCGAAGTTTTTGATAGTCCTAATACTTTAGAAAGGCTGTGCTTAGTTAGCGGCGGTCATTTACGAAATTTGCTGATGTTATTATTTCGCTGTCTTCAACAAGAAGACCCACCCCTATCGCAAGAGTGCGTCAATAGAGTGATTAAACAACGCCGTAACGAGTTAACTTTAGCAATTACCGCTGATGAATGGGAACTATTGCGTGAAGTAGCGCAAGAGAAAAGCTTCAGAGGTCATGAAAGATACGAACTTTTGCTTCGCAGTATGTTTGTATTTGAATACCGTGATGAAGATGGTTCATGGTTTGATATCAATCCGATTTTGGCAGAAGCTAAGGAATTTAGATTATGA